One window of Candidatus Micrarchaeota archaeon genomic DNA carries:
- a CDS encoding DUF92 domain-containing protein — MEFLTLDMWGVVLAIVFGVLMLVLGSGLGAFFLLSMIVFLLLSAIVTYTGIKYKRMLKIGQEPRGIRNVMANGVPPIIMVVLFYAFDVTGNGQLALLAVIGFLASVAAITTDKFSSEIGVLNGTPYSIFSMKRVKKGTSGGITVLGSLAGLFAAFLVSLLVFFAVRQLYVLNGYHSFGLWKAIALITVSGFIGGLVDSVLGHYEEKGIGNKFTSNFACGIVAGFVAMALFAVL, encoded by the coding sequence ATGGAGTTTTTGACTCTTGATATGTGGGGAGTGGTCCTTGCGATAGTTTTCGGAGTGCTTATGCTGGTACTCGGCTCTGGACTTGGAGCGTTCTTCCTGCTATCAATGATAGTTTTCCTTCTCCTTTCGGCCATAGTCACTTATACAGGGATAAAGTACAAGAGAATGCTAAAGATAGGCCAGGAGCCGCGCGGCATAAGGAACGTAATGGCCAATGGCGTGCCTCCCATCATCATGGTTGTACTTTTCTATGCCTTTGATGTTACAGGGAACGGCCAACTTGCGTTGCTTGCCGTGATAGGCTTCCTCGCAAGCGTTGCCGCGATAACAACCGACAAGTTCAGCAGCGAGATAGGGGTATTGAACGGCACGCCATATTCCATATTCTCAATGAAGAGGGTAAAAAAGGGCACTTCCGGAGGTATAACGGTTCTTGGCTCGCTCGCAGGGCTTTTTGCGGCCTTCCTGGTGTCTCTGCTTGTTTTCTTCGCAGTAAGGCAGCTTTATGTGCTGAACGGCTACCACTCTTTCGGGCTGTGGAAGGCCATTGCATTGATAACGGTATCGGGGTTCATTGGAGGGCTCGTTGATTCCGTGCTGGGCCATTACGAGGAGAAGGGCATAGGCAACAAGTTTACCTCCAACTTCGCCTGCGGGATCGTTGCAGGCTTTGTGGCAATGGCATTATTTGCGGTGCTGTGA
- a CDS encoding lipoate--protein ligase family protein, protein MQKSKDLNGARGVFGNREVVYFGYDTLSAARNMAIDHALLLRAGRQERFFLRFYEFERPAVILAAHDHHSVINSSNNGFEVSRRMTGGRPVYVDRSNFEYSIAGPLKEGEALWTSPTTSIHGNLGPLLADAIESTLNNRHEITLGRSSSLRISGKPIAGHGQYIRRGHSFLYHGVVAVDRWDTRNIRNALNVTEEDLKTLETLPNIKDLLGNGKNREMLKEELANNILARIPEKNLSRISSQERDDIMEYAHRLELMKYSNSDWVYRNDGLLRKDMKFCIISQ, encoded by the coding sequence ATGCAGAAAAGCAAGGATTTGAATGGCGCAAGGGGCGTGTTTGGCAACCGCGAGGTGGTGTACTTTGGCTACGACACCCTCAGCGCGGCAAGGAACATGGCCATAGACCACGCACTGCTACTTCGTGCAGGAAGGCAGGAGAGGTTCTTCCTGCGCTTCTATGAGTTCGAGCGCCCGGCAGTCATACTTGCGGCCCATGACCACCATAGCGTAATAAACAGCAGCAATAACGGCTTTGAGGTGTCAAGGCGCATGACTGGAGGCAGGCCGGTATATGTTGACAGGAGCAATTTCGAGTACAGCATTGCAGGGCCCCTGAAGGAGGGGGAGGCGCTGTGGACCAGCCCGACTACAAGCATACACGGTAATCTGGGGCCGCTGCTTGCAGATGCAATAGAGAGCACGCTAAACAACAGGCATGAGATAACCCTTGGCAGAAGCTCCAGCCTGAGGATCTCGGGAAAGCCAATAGCAGGGCATGGGCAGTACATAAGAAGGGGGCATTCATTCCTTTACCATGGGGTTGTGGCCGTTGACAGATGGGACACCAGAAATATAAGAAATGCGTTGAATGTGACAGAAGAAGACTTGAAGACCCTGGAAACGCTTCCCAACATAAAGGACTTGCTGGGTAACGGGAAGAACAGGGAGATGCTCAAGGAGGAACTCGCCAATAACATCCTTGCAAGGATACCGGAAAAAAACCTCAGCAGGATTTCCAGCCAGGAAAGAGATGACATAATGGAATATGCGCATAGGCTTGAGCTCATGAAGTACAGCAACAGCGATTGGGTATACAGGAACGACGGCCTGCTGAGGAAGGACATGAAATTCTGCATAATAAGCCAGTAA